ACACCCTTTTTGTCCACGTCGCGGATCACCGGCACCAGCAGGCCCGTGGGGGTGTCCACGGCGACGGCGATGTGGATATAGTCCTTGAACACCACCTCGTTGGCGCTGGTGTCGATGGAGGCGTTGAACTTGGGGAAGGCCTTGAGAGCTGCCGCCGCCACTTTCAGCAGGATGGCGGTCATGGTCAGCTTGCCGCCCTTCTTCTCGGCCCTGGGCCCGTACTTCTTACGCAGGGCTTCTATCTCGCTCACGTCGGCTTGGTCGAAGTGCGTGACCATGGGGATGGTGCTCCAGGCTTGGGTCATCGAGCGCACCGTGGCCCGGCGGACGCCCGACATGGCCTCGCGGCGGGTAGGACCGAACTTGCTGAAGTCGGGTAGGGTGGGGGCGGGGACGGTAACGGGGGCACCGGCTAAAGCCGCAGGGGCCGCGCCGCCTTCGGCGTAGCGGCGCACGTCACCTTCGGAGATGCGGTAGGCCGGGCCTGACCCGACAACCCGCAGCAGATCCACGCCCAGTTCCCGCGCCAGCCTGCGTACCGAGGGGGCGGCCGGAATCAGCCTGCGCGTTGCGGCGGGCTGGGCAGGGACAGCCTGTGGGCTGGAGGGTTTGGCCGGGGTCGGGGTGGGCGCGGGTTGAGGGGCCGGGGCTACGGGTTTGGGTTCTTCAGCGGCGGGCTTGGCCGCCTCGGGCGCGGGGGTGGGGGCAGGTGCCGAGGCGCCGTCGCCCAGCATCACCACCACCTGACCGCTCTTGACCTCGTCACCGGGTTTGACCAGCACTTTCTCCACCGTGCCCCCGGAGGGGGCGGGCACTTCCATGACGGCTTTATCGGTCTCGAGCTCGAGGAAGGGCGCTCCGGCCTCGAGCCTGTCGCCTTCCTTGACCAGCACCCCCACCACCACGGCGGAGGCAACGTTGTCGCCCAGCTCGGGTAATTTCAATTCGGTAGCCATAGTGCTCCTTTCAGTCGCGTCATATGCCCTACGTCTTAGGTATCCTGGGTTCGAGCAGACGACCTAAGGCGTAGGGCGCTGCTTTAGCGTTTGTGCGGCGCCTCCCGGTCGGTTTCGATGCCGAGCTTCTTGAAGGCCTCGCTCACGGCCTTGGCGGAGAGCTTTCCTTCGTCCTTGAGGGCCGAGAGGGCAGCCGCGCTGATGTACTTGGCGTCTACCTCGAAGAAATCGCGCAACGCCTCGCGGGTGTCGCTGCGGCCAAAGCCATCGGTGCCCAGGCTGTGGATGGGGCGCTCGAGGTAGCCCGAGATCAGGTCGGGCAGGGCCTTCATGTAGTCGCTGGCCGCGATGATAGGGCCCTCGGTGGGGTCGAGCATCTGGGCGGCGTAGGGCTTCTCGGGCTTGGCTGTGGGGCTTGCGGCTTTGCCGGTCGCTGACGCGATGCCCTGGGGGTTGAGCCGGTTGCGGCGGGCAGTCTCGATGGCGTCGTAGTACAGCGCCTTGTAGCTGGTCACGCTCCACACGTCGGCGGCCACGCCATAGCCCTCCAGCACCTCGGCGGCCTTGATGACCTCGTTCAAGATGGTGCCGCTGCCCAGCAGCTGCACGCGGGCCTTGGGCCGCTTGAGCTCTGACTTTTTGAAGAGATAAAGGCCCTTGAGAATGCCCTCGCGGGTCTGCTCCCGCGGCTCGGGCATAGGGGGCTGAGGGTAGTTCTCGTTCATCAGCGTGAGGTAGTAGAAGATGTCCTCGCCCTCCTTGTACATGCGCCGCATGCCGTCCTCGAGGATCACCGCCAGCTCGTAGGCGAAGGCCGGGTCGTAGGCGAGCAGGTTGGGGATAGGCAGGGCTTGCACGTGGGAGTGGCCGTCCTCGTGCTGGAGCCCCTCGCCGTTGAGGGTGGTGCGCCCGGCGGTAGCCCCCAGCAAGAAGCCCTTGGTGCGCTGGTCGGCCGCGGCCCAGGCCAAGTCGCCCACCCGCTGCAGCCCGAACATCGAGTAGTAGATGTAGAAGGGAATGGTGGGGATGCCGTAGTGGGCGTAGGCGGTACCTGCGGCGATGAAGCTGGCCATGGCCCCGGCTTCGTTGATGCCCTCCTGCAGAAGCTGACCGCTCTTGGACTCGCGGTAGACGGTCACGGTTCCCGCGTCTACAGGCTCGTAGAGCTGGCCCTTGGGGCTGTAGATGCCCACCGAGGAGATCACGCCCTCCATGCCGAAGGTGCGGGCCTCATCGGGCACGATGGGCACGATGAACTTGCCCACCTCGGGGTGGCGCACCAGCTTGGTGAGCATGCGCACGAAGGCCATGGTGGTGGAGATCTCGCGGCCCCCGCTCCCGGCGTAGAACTCCTCGAAGAAGGAGGCGTCGGGGGTGTTTAAGGGGGCAGCCTTGACCCGCCGCTCGGGGATCAGGCCGCCCAGGGCCTTGCGCCGCTCGAGCATGTACTGCACTTCCGGCGAGTCGGGGCCGGGGTGGTAGAAGGGGGTTTTCTCGAGGTCCTCGTCCGAGACGGGGATGCCCAGGAAGTCGCGGGCCTCGCGCAGGTCCTCGAGGGTGAGCTTCTTGACCTGGTGGGCTACGTTCTTGGCTTGGGCGGTAGGCCCTAGGCCATAGCCCTTGACCGTGCGGGCGATGATCACGGTGGGGCTGCCTCGGTGCTCGGTGGCCGCCTTGTAAGCGGCGTAGACCTTCTTCTTATCGTGCCCGCCGCGCGAGAGGGTGAGGATCTCGAGCTCTTCGTCGGTATAGCCCTCGATCATGGCCTTGAGCTGGGGGGTGTTGAAGAACTTCTCGCGTAGCTCCTTGGCCCCGTAGGCCGCGTAGCGTTGGCTCTCACCGTCGACGAGCTGCTCGAAACGCTCTAAGAGCACACCCTCGGTGTCTTTGGCCAGCAATTCGTCCCAAGCACTTCCCCACACCACCTTGATCACGTTCCAGCCGTTGCCCCGGTAAACCGACTCGAGCTCCTGGATCACCTTGGAGTTGCCGCGCACGGGGCCGTCGAGACGCTGGAGGTTGGCGTTGATGACGAAGATCAGGTTGTCGAGTTCCTCGGTAGCAGCTACCCGCAACGCACCCAGGGTTTCCACCTCGTCCTGTTCGCCGTCACCCAGGAAGGCCCAGACCTTGGCGTCGGACCTGGGCTTGAGGCCCCGGTCCTCCAGGTAGCGCATGAAACGAGCCTGATAGATGGCCTGCAAGGGTCCCAGGCCCATCGAGACGGTGGGAAACTCCCAGTAGTCGGGCATCAGCCAGGGGTGGGGGTAGCTGGTGACGACGCGGCCCGGCCCCGGGGTGAGGTCGCGGCGGAACTTGGCCAAGTCATCCTCGCTGAAACGCCCTTCCAGGAAGCTGCGGGCGTAGATTCCGGGCGACATGTGGCCTTGGTAGAACACCAGGTCGCGGTCCATCCCGGCGTCGGGCCCGCGGAAGAAATGGTTGAAGCCCACTTCCATCAGCTCGGCGATGGAGGCGTAGGTGGCGATGTGCCCCCCGATGCCCTCGGCCTTCTTGTTGGCCTGCTGCACGATGGCGATGGTGTTCCAGCGCAGGATGTTGGCGATGCGCTGCTCGAGCTCGAGGTCGCCGGGGTAGGGGGGTTCGTGGTCGGCGGGGATGGTGTTGATGTAGGGGGTACGCAGCTTGTAGGGCAGCATCACCCCGTGCTTGTAGGCGTAGCGCTCGAGGGCCTCCACCAGTGCCACTACCCGGTCGCGCCCGGCGGTGCGCAACACGTACTCCAGGGACTCGAGCCATTCTTTGCTTTCCAGATCCTCCAGGCTGATTTGCTCTTCAGCCGAGAGCCTGGCCCGTGCTTCGATCAGCTCTAGGTCGGTTATCATTTTGCTTTCTCCCAAGCTTCAGATTACACCTTGAAGTCGGGCTCGAGATGGTGTGCGAAAAATATTTTTTGTTGAATGAAATGCGATTGATGGCTGAACGCAAGACGCCTTGGCAAGGAGGGCTGGGGGATACCCCCTTCCCATTGGTGAGAGGGGGGCCTTTCACCACGAGCCGTGGCTGACTGCTTAGGGCTCACCGCTCATCCCGACGCGCTATCTTGCTCCCTGCGGTGTCGCCGGACGTTCAAATTCGCTCCACGACGCTCGCTCCCAACCGTATAATCCCCCATAGATATGGCGAGACCCGAGAGCGCTCCGGTGGTGCTGGCAGCCGCCCAGACCGATCCCGGACGCAAGCGCGACCTCAACGAAGATGCCGTCCTCTATGAGCTCACCCCCTACGGAGGGGTCTTCGTTGTGGCCGATGGCATGGGGGGACACCGCACCGGGGAGGTGGCCTCGAGGCTGGCCGTCGATCACATTGCCGTCAACCTGCGCCAGGACCTGCCCTCGCCGCAGAACCTGGTCAAGGCCTTTGAAGCTGCCAACCGCGAGATCTACAGTGCCGGGCAAGCGCCCGAGTCGCGCGGCATGGGCACCACTGCTACCGCCCTCTGGCTCGATTTGCCCTACGCCCTCTTGGGGCACGTGGGCGACTCGAGAGCCTACCTCTACCGCAAGGGCGAGATGGTCCAGCTCACCAACGACCATTCCTGGGTGGCCGAGCGGGTGCGCCAGGGGGTGCTCACCGAGGCCGAAGCCCGCAACCACCGCTGGCGCAACGTCATCACCAACGCCCTGGGCTCCTTTCCTCAGGTGCGTGTGGACCTCATCGGCCTCAAGGTCGAGCCCGGAGACTTGTTCTTGCTGTGCTCCGATGGCCTGACCAGCGTGCTCGACGACCCCGTCATCGCCGAGGTTCTGCGCAACTACCCCCCCGAGCAGGCCGTGCCCCGCCTCATCGCCCTGGCCAACGAGTGGGGCGGCCCCGACAACATCAGCGTTGTGGTGGCGGCGGTGGGGCCGCACATCCCCCAGCAGCAGCGGCCTTATGCGCTGGCCGTCGAGGCGGCCAAGGGGGGGCCGGTTAGCCTGCAACTGGGCCAGGAGCCCGAGGGGGTCACCACCCAGGTGATCGAGCCGGAAAGACCCAGGGGTTTTTGGCAGCGCTGGAGCACCTGGCTACTGCTGCTGCTGTGGGGTGGCCTGCTGGCCTACGTGCTCTACAGCCAGTTCGGGTCGGGTAGGCTGAGCGCTCCCTGAGGTCCTGAAGCCGCTGATGGCTAAACGCAAGGCGTTGAAGGTAAGCTAGGGGGCATGAAAAAAGTACACACCGATCAGGCTCCCCAGGCAGTCGGTCCCTACAGCCAGGCCATCGTGGCGGGTGGGATGGTGTTTTGCTCGGGGCAGATCCCCCTGCGGCCCGATGGCACCCTCGAGGACGGCGATATCGCCGCCCAGACCCACCAGGTCATGCGCAACCTCAAGGCCGTGCTCGAGGCCGCCGGCTCCTCGCTGTCGAAGGTGGTCTCGGCCACGTGCTTCCTGCGCGACATGAACGACTTCGCCGCCTTCAACCAGGTCTACAGCCAGTACCTCAGCGAGCCCTACCCAGCCCGCGTGACCGTGCAGGCCGCCCGCCTGCCCCGCGACGTAGCGGTGGAAGTGGCCTGCATCGCCGTGATCTAGGGGGGCCATTGACACCGATCGCCTTCCGGGCAGGGCGGGGGCGCGGTGGCCGGGCTTAACCATTTCTGCTGCTCCCCTCATCCATGGCCGCACTAGAATGCGGCCCATGAGGACCACTGCCCTCCTATTCCGCCGCAAAACCAGCCTGACCCTGGCCGGGCTGGTGTTTTTATTCGCAGCCTGCACTTCCCCAACCCCCTCCGCTACCGCCTTGATCCGCGTGCTGTGGCCCCAATCCCTGACCCAGGAGATACCCCCCAGTGCCCAGAGCATCGTGGTGACGGTGCGGCCTGCCGACAGCCAGGCCATCTACGACACCCTGATCCTCAACAAGCCCACCGCCGAAGGCCGCATCAAGGCCCCGGTGGGCCAGGCGCTGTTCGTGGCCAAGGCTTACGACCAGGCCGATGGGAAAGGCAGCGTACTGGCCAAGGGCAGCACGCAACAGCAGATCGTCGCCGGGGAGAAGAACCAGGTCGAGCTGAGCCTGAAGGTGCTCGACCACATCGAAGTCACCCTGGCCAAGAGCGCCATCGAAGCGGGCGAAGTCACCCAGGCTTTCGCCATAGCCAAAACCGCCTCCGGCAGCCAGATCGACGACCCCGCCTTCGCCTTCACCTGGTCGTCCTCGGACACGGCCATCGCCAGCGTAAATAGCTCGGGGATTGTGACAGGAGTTGCGCCGGGGACGGCTCAGATTCGGGCCAGTGAGGCCGAATTGGGCAAAGCGGGCTCGGCCAGCCTCAGCGTGACCGAGACCACCGTCATCGTCGGCAAGGTGGACGAGGGCTTCGACAGCGATAAAGCGGCGGGAACGGTGATCGGGGGTGAGGTCCTGGGCAACGACGCTGAGGGCAAGATGGCGCAGCGCAACAGCTTTCTGGTGATGCCGCGACCGGAAAGCGCGGGCTGGGGCCGCATGAGCTACAGCCGGGGCGCCCTCGAGCGCGTCACCGGTCTGGGGGCGGTGGTAGACCTCAGCCCTGGGGACATCCAGTTGCCCAGCAACGTCGGCGAGGGCTTCGCTGTGGGCTTTTTCTCCACCTCGGCGCCCACCAACCCCTACGTCAACTCCAACGCCGTGTTCTTGGGCTACGAGGGCCGTGGCTTGGGGGGCTACTACCTCGGGGTGGGCGGAGGGCTGCGGGGCGACCGGGTTAGCTTCCGCCATGCCCGCCGCCAGATTGTCACCATCGTCAACGACATGGGGGCCTTCTTCTACGCCGTGGACATGGGCGGGGTGCCCGGCGGGGTAGCCTATCCCAACATGCGCTTGCTGGGGATGAGTACGGGCTGGACCGGGCAGCAGATGTACTTTGGCTTGCACAACCACGGCAGCTACTCGCACCCGTTGGTGGTGCCCCGCCTCAAGATCGACGACTCGGGCTACCGTAACTGGTGGCTCAGTGCCTTCTTGGCCGAGACCGGCACCGGTTCGGGGGTGCTGAGTGGGAGCGCCAGCACCGGCCAGCCGTGGAACCCCTTGACCGGGGAGATCACCCGCACTGCCGATGGGCTCAAAGCGCTCTCGAGCGCCCCCGCCAGGGCATATGTGAGTGTGGGCTCGAGCACCCCCTACTTGCTGGGTGCCCGCATCAAGACCGGGGGAGCCCCCAAGAGCGTCGACCTCTTGCTGCGCGTTCAGGACGCGAACAACTACCACGGCGTACGCTTTTCCAGAAGTGGCTTGCAAATCTACCGCGTCAGCGGCGGTAGCTTCAGCGTGCTCAACGAGACCGCTTCGCAAAGCCTGGAGCCCAACCGCACCTACGACGTGCAAGTGCGCTTGGAGGGGAGCGAGATCTGGGCCTGGCTGGAGGGACGCGATCCGCTCATCGCCCGCGACGGCACCCGCAGCAGCCTCAAGAACGTGGGCCTGGGCTTCGAGGGGGACGGCGACTCGGCGGTGAGCCGCTTCTTCGCCCACCAGCGCGAGGCGCCCATTCCCACCAAGCTCAAGATCGACTCCCCCAACGCGCCCAAGGCCAGCAGCCCCACCTGGAGCGATGAGTTCGACGGATCGGGTTCCTTGCCGGGCCGCAGCAACGCGGGCAAGACCTGGGAGCACGTCTTCGGTACGCAGACCTTCAGCCTGGCTTCGGGTCGGGCCAAAGCCAGCAGCACCCTCACCGACTGCCTGATGGAGGCCGTACCCCATAGCGCTAGCACCGTGCAGCTCGAGACCAGCATCTACCAGGGCACCCCGCCCAACACCATCGCCTTCACCGGCCCGGCAGTCCTGAGCGGTGGGGCCGGTTCCGGTCCTCCCGACAGCTACCTGGTGGCCATGCAGTTCCGCGACGGCAGCCAGGGCGAGGATTCGACCGAGGTCGAGGTACGGCTCAAGCCCGCGGGTCGCTCGGAGTACGTCTGGCGGCGCATCAACATGCAGGACACCCTTCGCCACGGTACCACCAACGCCACCACCCTCTGGAGCGACGGGGACTGGGTGGCGGTGTGGGTGGGCGACGAGCCCATCCTCTATCACCCCCTCACCGCCGACGAGCAGCGCATCGGCGTTGGCCGCGTAGGGCTGTACGACTGCTCGGTGGGAGCGGGAGACAACGGCTTCGAGAACCTGCGGATTTACTAGGCTTCCGCGATAAGCCGTACGCGTGCCTTCCTTCCCGCATATGGGAGGAGGGGACGGTACAATCGCACTGATGGATACGCAGACCATGCTCGAGCGCTTCATCTCCGGCGACCTTCGGGCCCTGGCCAGGGCCATCACCTGGGTCGAGTCGGGGCACCCGGCGGGCGCCGAACTTCTGCGCGAGCTGCGGGGTCGGGGCAGCAGCCGCGTGGTTGGCCTCACCGGCAGCCCTGGCGCGGGCAAGAGCACCCTCACCGACCGGCTCATCGAGGAAGCCCGCAGGCGCGGCGAACGGGTGGCCGTGCTGGCGGTGGACCCCAGCAGCCCTTTCACCGGCGGGGCCATCCTGGGCGACCGCATCCGCATGATGCGCCACTACCACGACTCGGGGGTGTTCATCCGCTCCCTGGCCAGCCGGGGTGCGCTGGGCGGGCTGGCCGGAGCGGTGGTGGGGGCGCTGGCCCTGCTCGAGGCTTTCGGCTTCGAGCGGGTCTTCCTCGAGACCGTGGGGGTGGGCCAGAGCGAGGTGGACATCGCCCGCGTGGCCGACACCACCGTGCTGGTCCTGACCCCTGCCGCCGGAGACGCGGTGCAGGCTTTCAAGGCGGGGGTGATGGAGATCGCCGACGTGTTCGTGGTCAACAAGTTCGACCTCCCCGGCGGAGAGCGGGTGATCCAGGAGCTCAAGACCACCCTCGAGCTCGCCCCCCCCCGACCCGGCGGCTGGAAACCCCCGGTGCTGAGCGCGGTGGGCTCGCGGGGTGAGGGGATCACCGAAGTGCTGGAGGCCATCGACCGACACTATGCCCACCTCCAGGGGCACGGCCTGCTGGAGGGAGGACGGCTCGAGCGGGCCCGCTTCGAGGTGGAGAGCGTGATCCAGGAGTGGGGTCGCCGCCGCACCCGCGAGGGCCAGGGCCTCATCGCCCAGGTTGCCAGTGGCGAACTCACCCCGGAGGAAGCTGCGGCACGGCTGCTGGGTAACCCCCAGCTGGGGGTCGAGGGCTAAGTACGACCGGCTATCGGCTATCGGCCATTGAGGCCTCGAGCGCCTCTAGCTTCTCCCGCAAGGCCGCGGCCCGTTCCCTGAGGGAAAGCGCCGGAGGGTTCTGCTGCTCGTGCTGCAGGATGGCCTTCCGGTGTGCCGGGCTTGCTCGGTCCTGAAGGGGATCGCCCTCGGGGTGAACGTGGTGTGCGTCGGGGTTGCCGAAGAGGGCGTTGAGCAGATCGAACTCTTCGTGAGAGCGCAGCGAGGCGTCCTCGCGGAACATATTGAGGTAGGCCCACTGGAACTGCGCCTCGCTCACCGCACCGCCGAGGTAGGCGTCGAGCAGGCGCTTGTAGGGCTCGAGGTTGCTGCCGTGGCCCCGACTCGGCTCGACCTTCACGTCGGGGAGGTGTTGCTGGAAGAGGGGCTCGAGCTTTTCCAGGGTGATGTCCCAGTTGTCGAGATCGAAGACTGGCTGGCCGTCGCGGAATACGATGACCTGCGGGGAGTGGTGGGTGATCCCGGTGAGCTCGGCCACGCGGTTAGAAGCCGGGCGATGTTCGACGACCCGGATGATGCCCACCGGGATTTGTGGGCGATCGCGCAACATGCGCTCGAGGTTGCCCCAACCCTGCATGGTCTTGTGGCAGGTTCCGGCCTTGAAGATGGCGGCCACGGGGTGGTCGTGGATGAAGCGATCCACCTCCTCGGGCGTGGTGAGAGGGTGCATGCGTTCTCTCATGGCGTCCTGAGTCTAGCGGTAGCCCACGGGAGCAATCGTCAGCGAGGACACGCCTCGGAGCGCCCTTTATCTCCGTGCAGGGTAGAAGTGGTTGCGGGAGCAGGGGCATGCCCTATCCCTGGGCCAGAGGGCTTGATCTTATAGCTCGCCCGTGCGAATAAAGGCTGCGATGTGGGGGTGGCGGCGCAGCTCGAGCAAATCCTGCTCGTTGGGCAGTTGGGGCCGGTCGCGTTCGGCGTTGACCAGGCACAAGAAGCCCAGCGGCTCGTCCTCGGTGGCGCGGAATTGGTGCCAGGTGAGGGGAGGGATGGAGATGAGGTCGTGCGGCTGCAGGTCGTGGATCTCCTCGCCCACCAAGCAGCGTCCCCGGCCCCGGATCACCATCACCGCGTGGACGTGTTGGTGGCGCTCGAGCGTGGTGTGCCCGCCCGGAGCCACCTCGAAGTAGCGCCACTGCGCGGCCAGCTCGGGGTCTTCGAAGAGCACCTGGCGGGTCACGGCGCGAAAAGGCGCCGACCCCTCGGCCTTGTACTCGAGCACCTCCACCCCGTCCCAGCGTTGGTTGCCCAGGTGGGCCCTTTTGTGCTTGGCTTTGCTACTGACCATCATCCCAAGGACAGTTTACCCCGGCGAAGCCACCCTCTCGACAAATTCCCGGCTGCGCTCGAGCAGCCTTTCCCCCGCCGATAAGAGCGCCCCGCCGATGAGGAGCATGGCGTCGGGGCCGTAGGCCTCCTTCATCTCGCCCACCCGCTCGAGGCTCATCCCCCCGGCGGGGACCGGCAAGCTCGGGCGCAGGTGGCCCCAGGCCCTGCGGGCGTTGTCGGCGAGCTCCAAGCAGGTCTGCCGGCTGTAGCTGAAGCGTCCGCCGTAGTTGGGGTAGATCACTGCGTCGGCTCCGAACAGGCGGAACAGCTTACCAAACAGCAGCGCCGGCGCGATGCGCTGCCCGGCAAAAGCCGGGTGGGCCAGCACCGGCATGCCCAATTCCGCCACCAGCTCGTGGAAGAAGGGCAGACCCAGGATCATGGGCTCGACCATCACGGCCCGGATGCCCTCTTCGCGGGCGATACGGGCCTGCTTCAGCACCTCCTTGGGGCCTCCCTGAAGGTTGGGCACGTAGCAGGTGCGGTATCCGCTGACCCGGTTAGCCTTCTCCACGGCTTTGTTCACCGCCTGCACGCGCTGGGCGAAGGGGGCGAAGCGTTGGTTGCCCAGGCCGTGGTCGTCCTTGACGAAGTCGAGGCCCGCCAGGGCGAAGGTGTGGGCCAGCTCGGCCAGCTGAGCTGGGCTCAGGCCCTGCGGTTTGAGGGCGGTGCAGGTGAGAGGCCGGTTCTGCGCTCCCACGAGTTCGCGCAGCCCGGCTATGCCAAACCTGGGCCCCAGGAAAGCCGACAGCAGCGCGGGCGGAAGCTCCACGTCGATGAGCTCGACGTCCTGCTGCAGGGCGCAGTTGCCGAAGAGCATGTTGAGCAGCTGCCCAGCTTCGAAGGCGGTGGTCGCGATGGCCAGCGTGATCCGCACCCGGAAAAGCCCTGCCCCCAGGGGCTCGATGCCCTCGACCCGCCCCAGCAGATCCCGCACCCCCCAGTCTTTCCGCAAGGCTGAAAGGGGCATCTCGAGGCTCTGCTCGGTCGCCAGGGCTACTGCTCGAGCCTCGATGTCCTCGGGCTTGCTGGTGAGGTGGTAGATGGCCGTGAGGCGCTCCATGAAGGGGAATTCTACCGCGCGAGCTTCCAGTGCTCGGGGAAGCGGGTGTTGGGGAAGATCGCCTGAGCCTCGTGTAGCAGCAGGCTGCGCTCCCTCGAGGCGTAGCGGTCGGAGAGGTGGAAGAGGATGAGTTCCCCCGCCCCGGCTTCCCTGGCGAGCAGGGCGGCCTGGACGCTGGTGAGGTGGTAGTTCCTGCGGGCGAGCTCGAGGTCGGCGTGGCGGTACTGGCTCTCGCAGACCAGGATTTGCACCCCCTCGAGCCAGAGCACCAATCGCCACATGGCGGCTTCGTCGAGCCGGAAGTCGGTCAGGTAGGCCACCGAGTCGCCGGGGGCGTTGACCAGGAGTTCGGCGCGGAGGGCCTGCAGGTCGTAGCTTCGGCCCTCGATCTCGAGGCTGCGCTGCCCCGGCAGGGGCTCTTTGAGCTGTTTGATCCAGGCTCCCGAGGGCAGGCCCAGGGCTTGCAGCTTCCGCGCGTCCACGTGCTGCTTGGGCTTCTCGCGCAGCAGGTAGGCCAGCGAGGGGGTGCGGTGATCGAGGGCCAGGGCCTCGAGGCTGAGCTGTTCGGTCTCGAGCAGGGTGCCCTGCGAGGGGCGGGTGCCCTCGTCGTGGGCGATGGTAAAAGCCTCGGGCAGCTCGAAGCGGTAGCTGTGCAAGTGACCAGGGTGAACCTCGTGCACCAACCAGGAGCCGCTGCTGTTGCCGGGCATGTTCCAGAGGTAGCCCTGGAAGCGGTGGTGCAGGATGCGGGCAGTATCCGGTGGGCCCCAGACCGTGATGGGCTGGGGCCGCTCGAAGGTGGCGCGGAAGAAGGGGTCGAAGCCGCCGATGTGATCCATGTGTAGGTGGGAAAAGCACAGGTAGTCCACGGCCTGGACCTCGGCCAGGGGGAGATCCGCCGTGCAGTCCTGGCCGCAGTCGAAGAGGAAGCGCTGGAGCCGGTGGCCGAGGTCCGCCCGGACGAAGAGGGCGTTGTCGTGGCCGGGTGCTCCGAGCACTTGCGGGCGAAGGCTCATAGGCTTCCTCAAGGGCCGGTCGTGGCCCAGGGGTGGGTATCGACTTCGCCGGATTCCAGCAGCTGCGGCACCGTGACGAAGCGGTAGCCCTCGGCTTGCAGGCG
The window above is part of the Calidithermus timidus DSM 17022 genome. Proteins encoded here:
- the meaB gene encoding methylmalonyl Co-A mutase-associated GTPase MeaB, yielding MDTQTMLERFISGDLRALARAITWVESGHPAGAELLRELRGRGSSRVVGLTGSPGAGKSTLTDRLIEEARRRGERVAVLAVDPSSPFTGGAILGDRIRMMRHYHDSGVFIRSLASRGALGGLAGAVVGALALLEAFGFERVFLETVGVGQSEVDIARVADTTVLVLTPAAGDAVQAFKAGVMEIADVFVVNKFDLPGGERVIQELKTTLELAPPRPGGWKPPVLSAVGSRGEGITEVLEAIDRHYAHLQGHGLLEGGRLERARFEVESVIQEWGRRRTREGQGLIAQVASGELTPEEAAARLLGNPQLGVEG
- a CDS encoding Ig-like domain-containing protein, whose product is MRTTALLFRRKTSLTLAGLVFLFAACTSPTPSATALIRVLWPQSLTQEIPPSAQSIVVTVRPADSQAIYDTLILNKPTAEGRIKAPVGQALFVAKAYDQADGKGSVLAKGSTQQQIVAGEKNQVELSLKVLDHIEVTLAKSAIEAGEVTQAFAIAKTASGSQIDDPAFAFTWSSSDTAIASVNSSGIVTGVAPGTAQIRASEAELGKAGSASLSVTETTVIVGKVDEGFDSDKAAGTVIGGEVLGNDAEGKMAQRNSFLVMPRPESAGWGRMSYSRGALERVTGLGAVVDLSPGDIQLPSNVGEGFAVGFFSTSAPTNPYVNSNAVFLGYEGRGLGGYYLGVGGGLRGDRVSFRHARRQIVTIVNDMGAFFYAVDMGGVPGGVAYPNMRLLGMSTGWTGQQMYFGLHNHGSYSHPLVVPRLKIDDSGYRNWWLSAFLAETGTGSGVLSGSASTGQPWNPLTGEITRTADGLKALSSAPARAYVSVGSSTPYLLGARIKTGGAPKSVDLLLRVQDANNYHGVRFSRSGLQIYRVSGGSFSVLNETASQSLEPNRTYDVQVRLEGSEIWAWLEGRDPLIARDGTRSSLKNVGLGFEGDGDSAVSRFFAHQREAPIPTKLKIDSPNAPKASSPTWSDEFDGSGSLPGRSNAGKTWEHVFGTQTFSLASGRAKASSTLTDCLMEAVPHSASTVQLETSIYQGTPPNTIAFTGPAVLSGGAGSGPPDSYLVAMQFRDGSQGEDSTEVEVRLKPAGRSEYVWRRINMQDTLRHGTTNATTLWSDGDWVAVWVGDEPILYHPLTADEQRIGVGRVGLYDCSVGAGDNGFENLRIY
- a CDS encoding Stp1/IreP family PP2C-type Ser/Thr phosphatase; protein product: MARPESAPVVLAAAQTDPGRKRDLNEDAVLYELTPYGGVFVVADGMGGHRTGEVASRLAVDHIAVNLRQDLPSPQNLVKAFEAANREIYSAGQAPESRGMGTTATALWLDLPYALLGHVGDSRAYLYRKGEMVQLTNDHSWVAERVRQGVLTEAEARNHRWRNVITNALGSFPQVRVDLIGLKVEPGDLFLLCSDGLTSVLDDPVIAEVLRNYPPEQAVPRLIALANEWGGPDNISVVVAAVGPHIPQQQRPYALAVEAAKGGPVSLQLGQEPEGVTTQVIEPERPRGFWQRWSTWLLLLLWGGLLAYVLYSQFGSGRLSAP
- the aceE gene encoding pyruvate dehydrogenase (acetyl-transferring), homodimeric type, with product MITDLELIEARARLSAEEQISLEDLESKEWLESLEYVLRTAGRDRVVALVEALERYAYKHGVMLPYKLRTPYINTIPADHEPPYPGDLELEQRIANILRWNTIAIVQQANKKAEGIGGHIATYASIAELMEVGFNHFFRGPDAGMDRDLVFYQGHMSPGIYARSFLEGRFSEDDLAKFRRDLTPGPGRVVTSYPHPWLMPDYWEFPTVSMGLGPLQAIYQARFMRYLEDRGLKPRSDAKVWAFLGDGEQDEVETLGALRVAATEELDNLIFVINANLQRLDGPVRGNSKVIQELESVYRGNGWNVIKVVWGSAWDELLAKDTEGVLLERFEQLVDGESQRYAAYGAKELREKFFNTPQLKAMIEGYTDEELEILTLSRGGHDKKKVYAAYKAATEHRGSPTVIIARTVKGYGLGPTAQAKNVAHQVKKLTLEDLREARDFLGIPVSDEDLEKTPFYHPGPDSPEVQYMLERRKALGGLIPERRVKAAPLNTPDASFFEEFYAGSGGREISTTMAFVRMLTKLVRHPEVGKFIVPIVPDEARTFGMEGVISSVGIYSPKGQLYEPVDAGTVTVYRESKSGQLLQEGINEAGAMASFIAAGTAYAHYGIPTIPFYIYYSMFGLQRVGDLAWAAADQRTKGFLLGATAGRTTLNGEGLQHEDGHSHVQALPIPNLLAYDPAFAYELAVILEDGMRRMYKEGEDIFYYLTLMNENYPQPPMPEPREQTREGILKGLYLFKKSELKRPKARVQLLGSGTILNEVIKAAEVLEGYGVAADVWSVTSYKALYYDAIETARRNRLNPQGIASATGKAASPTAKPEKPYAAQMLDPTEGPIIAASDYMKALPDLISGYLERPIHSLGTDGFGRSDTREALRDFFEVDAKYISAAALSALKDEGKLSAKAVSEAFKKLGIETDREAPHKR
- a CDS encoding 2-oxo acid dehydrogenase subunit E2 — its product is MATELKLPELGDNVASAVVVGVLVKEGDRLEAGAPFLELETDKAVMEVPAPSGGTVEKVLVKPGDEVKSGQVVVMLGDGASAPAPTPAPEAAKPAAEEPKPVAPAPQPAPTPTPAKPSSPQAVPAQPAATRRLIPAAPSVRRLARELGVDLLRVVGSGPAYRISEGDVRRYAEGGAAPAALAGAPVTVPAPTLPDFSKFGPTRREAMSGVRRATVRSMTQAWSTIPMVTHFDQADVSEIEALRKKYGPRAEKKGGKLTMTAILLKVAAAALKAFPKFNASIDTSANEVVFKDYIHIAVAVDTPTGLLVPVIRDVDKKGVITLAVELGEVAAKARDRKLAPEEMQGASFTISNLGGIGGSGFTPIVNWPEVAIMGVSRSEIRPVWDAEKGSFEPRLIMPFSLTYDHRLIDGADAARFCRFVAEMLEDPFLLGFEG
- a CDS encoding RidA family protein, with the translated sequence MKKVHTDQAPQAVGPYSQAIVAGGMVFCSGQIPLRPDGTLEDGDIAAQTHQVMRNLKAVLEAAGSSLSKVVSATCFLRDMNDFAAFNQVYSQYLSEPYPARVTVQAARLPRDVAVEVACIAVI